A window of the Kineosporia sp. NBRC 101731 genome harbors these coding sequences:
- a CDS encoding peroxide stress protein YaaA yields the protein MLVLLPPSESKAVPPKRGTAVAVDQLSFPELTDLRKQVLEALTEVSARPDALERLGVGASLTDEVARNLTLHTAPARPAHQVYTGVLYDALDWATLSPEARRRGNRRVLVISALWGVLRPGDKVPSYRLSMDGELPTLGPLARHWRGELPGVLAAAAGKRGVIVDCRSGPYVAAAPVSSFPADVAARTVAVRVLRETAGKRSVVSHLAKHTRGEVTRFLLEQDADPRSVPELLPVIAGRWPSELTEPARPGAPWTLDVILRD from the coding sequence GTGCTCGTCTTGCTACCCCCCTCGGAATCCAAGGCCGTTCCCCCGAAACGAGGTACGGCCGTCGCGGTCGATCAGCTGTCGTTCCCCGAACTGACCGATCTGCGCAAGCAGGTGCTGGAGGCACTCACCGAGGTCAGCGCCCGCCCGGACGCTCTCGAACGGCTCGGCGTGGGCGCGTCTCTCACCGACGAGGTGGCCCGTAACCTCACGCTGCACACCGCCCCGGCCCGACCGGCCCACCAGGTCTACACCGGCGTCCTCTATGACGCTCTCGACTGGGCCACGCTCTCCCCCGAGGCCCGCCGGCGGGGCAACAGGCGGGTGCTCGTCATCTCGGCGCTGTGGGGAGTCCTGCGCCCCGGCGACAAGGTGCCCTCGTACCGGCTGTCGATGGACGGCGAACTCCCCACCCTGGGCCCGCTGGCCCGGCACTGGCGCGGTGAGCTGCCCGGGGTGCTGGCCGCGGCCGCCGGGAAGCGCGGCGTGATCGTCGACTGCCGGTCCGGTCCCTACGTGGCCGCCGCCCCGGTCTCGTCGTTCCCCGCCGACGTGGCCGCGCGCACCGTCGCGGTGCGGGTGCTGCGTGAGACCGCCGGCAAGCGCTCGGTGGTGAGTCATCTGGCCAAGCACACCCGCGGTGAGGTCACCCGGTTCCTGCTGGAACAGGATGCCGATCCACGCTCGGTGCCCGAACTGCTCCCGGTCATCGCCGGTCGCTGGCCCTCCGAGCTGACGGAGCCGGCCCGACCCGGCGCCCCCTGGACCCTCGACGTGATCCTGCGCGACTGA